A genomic window from Anthonomus grandis grandis chromosome 2, icAntGran1.3, whole genome shotgun sequence includes:
- the LOC126750634 gene encoding KRAB-A domain-containing protein 2-like, with protein MEDLKLRFSDDLQQLICDSNDRSNIFTRERYYEILSEVKEAKACKSNGDPISSKQRRRLKRYDILKIGETEKLIEKRADETAELRYFCTTDELFDIIHSAHVGAGHKRLRGLFFGVFPTDIKSNYILLFIVVMDSELKRKYCNITRQIIEVYLFICKECQLKKKVQRKCLVVKPILTNEMNSRCQVDLIDMQSEPDQDFRFILNYQDHLTKFTVLRALKTKTAEEVAYHLLDIFCLFGAPMILQSDNGREFANRIVENLAEMWPGLKLVHGKPRHSQSQGSVERSNQDVRDMLVTWLADQNTTKWSEGLRFVQSNKNRSLHTGITKSPYEAMFGTPQKIGLKDSSLPKELLSNIKTEEELQKLCNQENSDEREDGHLRLVDDDNSINRRNTEDKQQQQQQEKNVCTICEKEMSDSLRCSVCCLSIHIICGKAKEGNGGGEQSIICNRCLRNENISNVRVEAKGELEKQAEKMIALSNSKLPPIDVGKTVIIRVPDVDRGRLAPRNVLAVVLSINDSGLYQLGTKDGTLQSLYSRNEFTLADSDFIDISTVPSTSVSLRTASGLASGSKQGFIQCNCKRYCIDRKCGCRAKKVVCNSKCHRNSSCKNK; from the exons ATGGAAGACCTTAAGTTACGTTTCAGTGATGATTTGCAACAATTAATTTGTGATAGCAATGATCGTAGCAATATTTTTACAAGAGAAAGATACTATGAAATACTTTCAGAGGTAAAGGAAGCAAAGGCTTGTAAAAGTAACGGTGACCCAATTTCTTCAAAACAAAGGCGACGATTGAAAAGgtacgatattttaaaaattggtgaaaCTGAAAAGCTGATAGAGAAGAGGGCGGATGAGACTGCTGAGCTGCGTTATTTCTGCACGACTGATGAATTATTTGATATCATTCATTCTGCTCATGTAGGAGCAGGGCATAAGAGATTACGAGGTTTGTTTTTTGGAGTTTTTCCAACCGACATAAAATctaattatattcttttatttattgtagtgATGGACTCAGAATTAAAGAGGAAATATTGTAATATAACACGGCAAATAATtgaggtttatttatttatttgcaaagagtgtcaattaaaaaagaaagtgCAACGAAAATGTTTAGTGGTTAAACCAATTTTAACAAATGAAATGAATTCGCGCTGTCAAGTAGACTTAATTGACATGCAAAGTGAACCAGACCAAGATTTTCGTTTCATTCTCAATTATCAGGATCATTTAACAAAATTCACCGTGCTAAGAGCACTAAAAACAAAGACAGCTGAAGAAGTGGCCTAtcatttattagatattttctGTTTGTTCGGCGCCCCTATGATTTTACAAAGCGACAATGGCAGAGAATTTGCAAACCGCATCGTAGAAAATCTTGCTGAAATGTGGCCCGGATTGAAGTTGGTCCATGGAAAACCTCGTCATTCGCAAAGCCAAGGGTCCGTAGAGAGATCGAATCAAGATGTAAGGGACATGTTGGTTACATGGTTGGCTGACCAAAACACAACGAAATGGTCTGAAGGACTGCGGTTTGTGCAAAGCAATAAAAATCGTTCTCTGCATACAGGAATAACTAAAAGTCCTTATGAAGCTATGTTCGGCACGCCTCAAAAGATCGGTCTTAAAGATTCGTCACTTCCTAAGGAACTGCTATCGAACATTAAAACAGAAGAGGAACTACAAAAGTTGTGCAATCAAGAAAATTCAGACGAACGAGAAGATGGACATTTGCGTCTAGTTGACGACGATAATTCGATAAACAGAAGGAATACTGAAGataaacaacaacaacaacaacaagaGAAAAATGTCTGTACAATATGCGAAAAAGAAATGTCAGATTCCCTTAGATGTTCAGTTTGTTGCTTATCTATTCATATCATCTGCGGAAAAGCCAAGGAAGGAAATGGAGGGGGTGAACAAAGCATTATATGTAATCGATGTTTAcgaaatgaaaatattagtaaTGTACGGGTCGAGGCTAAAGGTGAACTGGAAAAGCAGGCCGAGAAAATGATCGCTCTCTCGAATTCAAAGTTACCACCTATTGATGTAGGAAAAACCGTTATTATACGAGTACCTGATGTGGACAGAGGTAGACTTGCCCCGAGAAACGTGTTAGCTGTTGTACTCAGTATAAATGACTCTGGACTTTATCAGCTTG GAACGAAAGATGGAACTTTGCAATCGCTGTATAGCCGTAATGAGTTTACCTTAGCCGACTCCGACTTTATTGATATTTCAACAGTCCCGTCAACGTCTGTATCTCTTCGAACTGCTTCTGGCTTAGCATCTGGATCGAAACAAGGCTTTATACAGTGCAATTGCAAACGATATTGCATCGACAGAAAATGTGGGTGTAGGGCCAAGAAAGTAGTGTGTAACAGTAAATGTCACCGCAACAGTTCATGTAAAAATAAGTAA